One segment of Pontibacter akesuensis DNA contains the following:
- the hisF gene encoding imidazole glycerol phosphate synthase subunit HisF, with the protein MLTKRIIPCLDIKNGRTVKGVQFENIRDAGDPVELAKWYAEQGADELVFLDITATNEERKTFAALVRDIARHIDIPFTVGGGISAVADVEVLLHAGADKVSVNSSAIKNPQLVAELAKHFGSQCVTVAIDTKHTDATGWKVFTRAGTIETEHATVDWARQVTDLGAGEILLTSMNNDGTKAGFALDITGAVAKAVSVPVIASGGAGSMAHFADAFNLAHADAALAASLFHFRELAIPDLKSYLKEQGVDVRIKF; encoded by the coding sequence ATGCTAACCAAGCGCATTATACCTTGCCTCGACATTAAGAACGGCCGTACGGTAAAAGGCGTGCAGTTCGAGAACATACGTGATGCGGGTGACCCCGTGGAACTGGCGAAGTGGTATGCCGAACAGGGCGCCGATGAACTGGTGTTCCTCGATATAACGGCCACCAACGAAGAACGCAAGACTTTTGCCGCGCTCGTACGAGACATTGCCCGCCATATCGATATCCCATTCACAGTGGGCGGCGGAATCAGTGCCGTGGCCGATGTAGAAGTGCTGCTGCATGCTGGGGCTGACAAAGTGTCCGTCAACTCCTCCGCCATCAAGAACCCGCAGTTGGTAGCCGAACTCGCCAAGCACTTTGGCAGTCAGTGCGTGACGGTGGCCATAGATACAAAGCATACGGACGCGACAGGCTGGAAAGTATTCACTCGTGCAGGAACGATCGAAACAGAACACGCCACCGTGGACTGGGCCAGACAGGTGACGGATTTGGGGGCAGGTGAAATTCTGCTGACAAGTATGAACAACGACGGCACCAAAGCAGGTTTTGCCCTTGACATTACAGGAGCGGTTGCCAAAGCAGTTTCTGTTCCCGTTATTGCCTCCGGAGGCGCCGGAAGTATGGCGCATTTTGCAGATGCATTCAATCTAGCGCATGCCGATGCCGCTCTGGCTGCAAGCCTCTTTCACTTCCGCGAACTGGCCATCCCCGACTTGAAATCATACTTGAAAGAGCAGGGTGTAGACGTCCGGATAAAATTTTGA
- the hisA gene encoding 1-(5-phosphoribosyl)-5-[(5-phosphoribosylamino)methylideneamino]imidazole-4-carboxamide isomerase codes for MMEIIPAIDLIGGQCVRLTEGDFAQQTTYDSNPLEVAKRFESHGIKRLHLVDLDGARARKPVNLHVLESIAANTSLTIDFGGGLQSEEAVKQAFDAGAAQITAGSIAVREPDLVKSWLLTYGPDKIIIGADFKGTNIAISAWTEESKYPLQEFMSGYLETGARLFICTDVSKDGKLQGPSTNTYRHLKLTLPAADVIASGGVTTVQDLEELQEIGVTGAIIGKAIYEGTIELKDLERFLC; via the coding sequence ATGATGGAGATAATCCCAGCCATAGATTTGATTGGAGGCCAGTGTGTGCGCCTCACCGAAGGCGATTTTGCCCAGCAAACCACCTACGACAGCAATCCACTTGAGGTAGCGAAGCGTTTCGAGAGCCACGGCATTAAGCGCCTGCACCTGGTGGACCTGGATGGCGCGCGTGCCCGCAAACCCGTAAACCTGCACGTGCTGGAAAGTATAGCCGCCAACACAAGCCTCACCATCGACTTTGGCGGAGGCTTACAGTCGGAGGAGGCGGTGAAGCAGGCGTTTGATGCCGGGGCTGCCCAAATTACGGCCGGAAGTATAGCCGTGCGTGAGCCGGACCTGGTAAAAAGTTGGTTGCTAACCTACGGTCCTGATAAGATCATCATCGGAGCTGATTTCAAAGGCACCAACATTGCCATCAGCGCCTGGACCGAGGAGAGCAAATACCCGCTGCAGGAGTTTATGTCGGGCTACCTGGAAACGGGGGCCAGACTTTTTATCTGCACTGATGTTAGCAAAGACGGTAAATTGCAGGGCCCTTCCACCAACACTTACCGTCACCTGAAGCTGACGCTGCCTGCGGCCGACGTGATTGCCAGTGGCGGCGTAACAACCGTACAGGACCTGGAGGAACTGCAGGAAATAGGTGTAACCGGCGCCATTATCGGGAAAGCCATCTATGAGGGCACTATAGAATTAAAAGACTTAGAGCGATTTTTATGCTAA
- the hisH gene encoding imidazole glycerol phosphate synthase subunit HisH, producing MNLVIVDYKAGNVQSVLFALERLGVQANLSSDFETIKAADKVIFPGVGEASSAMAQLKARNLDKLLPTLEQPFFGVCLGMQLLCQHSEEGDTELLGIIPLQVKRFQTELKVPHMGWNQLEQLNSPLFAGIPEQEYVYYVHSYYVPQSEYTIAQSAYPEPFSAALQYKNFYAAQFHPEKSGPAGAQILKNFLAL from the coding sequence ATGAACTTAGTTATAGTTGATTATAAAGCAGGTAATGTGCAGTCGGTTCTGTTTGCATTGGAGCGGCTGGGCGTGCAGGCTAACCTGAGCAGCGATTTTGAGACGATCAAAGCGGCTGATAAAGTTATATTTCCGGGAGTGGGAGAGGCTTCCTCGGCTATGGCTCAGCTTAAGGCGCGCAATCTGGACAAGCTCCTGCCTACGCTGGAGCAGCCGTTCTTCGGGGTTTGCCTGGGCATGCAGTTGCTGTGCCAGCACTCCGAAGAGGGCGACACAGAATTGCTGGGCATTATCCCGCTGCAGGTAAAGCGTTTCCAAACAGAGCTGAAAGTGCCGCACATGGGTTGGAACCAGTTGGAGCAGCTCAACTCACCGCTTTTTGCGGGCATACCTGAACAGGAGTACGTTTACTATGTGCACAGCTATTATGTGCCGCAAAGTGAGTATACCATTGCCCAATCTGCTTATCCCGAGCCATTTTCAGCTGCATTGCAGTACAAGAACTTTTACGCCGCGCAGTTTCACCCCGAGAAGAGTGGACCTGCCGGCGCACAAATCCTAAAGAACTTTTTAGCCTTATGA
- the mgtE gene encoding magnesium transporter translates to MNQVSTVINLRDLRHNHPSDIAEVLGGMNEKERLLAFLLLPGEVKSEVFTYFNYSNQEELLKKLGSTDTAAMLENMAPDDRTEIFENFPDLLIKESINLLSPEEKSIALNLLGYPEKSIARLMTPYYIQAKKGWTVRQALDNIRKYGKKAETLNHVYVVDKNNVLVDDIRIGKLLMAEEQQTVESLMDYQFLSLTTTMSREEAIEQFNKYDRAVMPVVSEKGVLVGIVTFDDIFDEIERRDTEDIQKFGGLEALELSYTETPLLTLVRKRASVLLILFLGEMLTASAMGFFEEEIAQAVVLALFIPLIISSGGNSGSQAATLIVRAMAIKELGIKDWWYVMRKEVFSGLLLGIILGAVGFLRIILWQQAGFYDYGDYATLIGVTVGLSLIGIVLWGTISGSMIPFLLQKLRLDPATSSAPFVATLVDVTGLIIYFSIAASILSGTLL, encoded by the coding sequence ATGAATCAAGTCAGCACAGTTATAAACCTTAGAGACTTAAGGCACAACCACCCCAGCGATATTGCAGAGGTACTGGGCGGGATGAACGAGAAGGAGCGGCTGCTAGCTTTCCTGTTGCTGCCGGGCGAGGTTAAGTCGGAGGTGTTTACCTACTTTAACTACTCCAACCAGGAGGAGCTTCTGAAGAAACTGGGTTCCACCGACACAGCTGCCATGCTGGAGAACATGGCTCCGGACGACAGAACTGAGATATTTGAGAACTTCCCGGACCTGTTGATCAAAGAATCCATCAACCTGCTTTCGCCGGAGGAGAAAAGTATCGCGCTCAACCTGTTGGGATACCCGGAGAAAAGTATAGCCCGCCTGATGACGCCTTACTACATACAGGCAAAGAAAGGGTGGACTGTGCGGCAGGCGCTGGATAACATCAGGAAGTATGGGAAAAAAGCGGAGACGTTGAACCATGTGTATGTGGTGGACAAAAACAATGTGCTGGTAGACGATATCCGCATCGGTAAACTGCTGATGGCAGAGGAGCAGCAGACGGTGGAGTCGCTGATGGATTACCAGTTTTTGAGCCTCACAACAACTATGAGCCGCGAAGAGGCCATTGAGCAGTTCAATAAGTATGACCGCGCCGTAATGCCGGTGGTGTCGGAGAAGGGGGTGCTGGTGGGCATTGTGACCTTCGACGATATCTTTGACGAAATAGAGCGCAGGGATACGGAGGATATTCAGAAGTTCGGTGGTTTGGAAGCCCTGGAGCTGTCGTACACCGAAACGCCGCTGCTCACGCTGGTGCGCAAGCGGGCAAGTGTGCTTCTTATTTTGTTTCTGGGGGAGATGCTTACAGCCTCAGCAATGGGCTTTTTTGAGGAGGAGATTGCACAGGCGGTTGTGCTGGCGCTGTTTATACCCCTCATTATCTCCAGCGGCGGCAATTCCGGCTCACAGGCCGCCACCCTCATTGTGCGTGCCATGGCCATCAAGGAACTCGGTATCAAAGATTGGTGGTACGTAATGAGGAAAGAAGTTTTTTCGGGCTTGCTGCTTGGTATTATACTTGGTGCTGTTGGATTTCTGCGCATTATACTTTGGCAGCAGGCAGGCTTTTATGATTACGGCGATTATGCCACTCTTATTGGTGTAACCGTCGGCTTATCGCTGATCGGTATTGTACTCTGGGGAACAATTTCAGGTTCTATGATCCCGTTTCTGCTGCAAAAGCTGCGGCTGGACCCCGCCACCTCATCAGCCCCTTTCGTGGCAACGCTGGTGGATGTGACCGGGTTGATCATCTATTTCTCCATTGCGGCCAGCATCCTAAGTGGCACGTTGTTGTAG
- a CDS encoding bifunctional 3-deoxy-7-phosphoheptulonate synthase/chorismate mutase: protein MIIQLQQGIPAELKENILQQVKAIGYKANEVQTQEAHYLVAIGKKEFDIRHIGQLPGVADIHRVSEEYKLISRKWRVNPTRIDLGDGVVIGEGSLSLMAGPCSIESEAQIESVVAHLRKNNVKIMRGGVFKPRSSPYAFRGMGMDGLKMFHRICRENDIKVITEVMQVSQIEEMIDYVDVFQVGARNSQNFNLLDSLGESQKPVLLKRGISGTLEELLQAAEYIFSHGNEKIMLCERGIRSYENAYRNVLDLNAVPVLKEKTHLPVIVDPSHGIGLRDYVEQMSLAAVMAGADGVIYETHQTPEKAFSDAQQTVDFRESERMIQRMRQAFELRESF from the coding sequence ATGATCATACAACTCCAGCAAGGAATTCCGGCGGAGCTGAAGGAGAATATCCTGCAGCAGGTGAAGGCAATCGGCTATAAGGCCAACGAGGTGCAGACGCAGGAGGCCCATTATTTGGTTGCCATCGGCAAAAAAGAGTTCGACATCCGCCACATCGGCCAGTTGCCGGGCGTGGCGGACATTCACCGCGTATCGGAGGAATACAAGCTTATTTCCCGCAAGTGGCGCGTAAACCCTACCCGCATCGATTTAGGAGATGGCGTGGTCATCGGGGAGGGCAGCCTTAGCCTCATGGCCGGCCCTTGCTCTATCGAGAGCGAGGCCCAGATTGAGAGCGTGGTGGCGCACCTAAGAAAGAATAATGTGAAGATCATGCGTGGCGGCGTTTTCAAGCCCCGCAGCTCTCCTTATGCCTTTCGCGGTATGGGCATGGACGGCCTCAAAATGTTCCACCGCATTTGCCGCGAAAATGACATCAAGGTAATTACCGAGGTGATGCAGGTGTCTCAGATTGAGGAGATGATTGACTATGTGGATGTGTTCCAGGTGGGCGCCCGCAACAGCCAGAACTTCAACTTACTTGATTCTCTTGGAGAATCGCAGAAGCCGGTGCTGCTGAAGCGCGGTATTTCCGGTACGCTGGAAGAGTTGCTGCAGGCGGCGGAGTACATCTTCTCGCATGGCAACGAGAAAATCATGTTGTGTGAGCGCGGCATCCGCTCCTACGAAAATGCGTACCGCAACGTGCTGGACTTGAACGCCGTTCCGGTGCTGAAAGAAAAAACGCACCTGCCGGTGATTGTAGACCCGTCGCACGGCATTGGCTTGCGTGATTATGTGGAGCAGATGTCGTTGGCGGCTGTAATGGCCGGTGCAGACGGTGTGATCTACGAAACGCACCAGACACCGGAGAAAGCCTTTTCAGATGCACAGCAAACCGTTGACTTCCGGGAGTCGGAGCGAATGATACAGCGCATGCGCCAGGCGTTTGAGCTGCGGGAAAGCTTCTAA
- the trpA gene encoding tryptophan synthase subunit alpha gives MKNRIRNLFEQKPKGLLSVYFTAGYPNLNDTEAIILELEKNGVDMIEVGMPFSDPLADGPTIQQSSTVALQNGMTISKLFEQLQDIRQKTQIPLVLMGYLNPVMQYGVEPFCQKASEVGIDGVILPDLPLREYVEEYKELFAKYNLSKVFLITPQTPEERIREIDSHTNGFIYMVSTASTTGKTIGLAEQSQAYFQRVAGMKLQNPGVIGFGIHDRETFASACNHGSGAIIGSAFVKALTQEGSLQENISSFIQSIRN, from the coding sequence ATGAAGAATAGAATCAGAAACCTTTTTGAGCAGAAGCCGAAGGGGCTGCTGTCGGTATACTTTACGGCTGGGTACCCCAACCTGAACGATACGGAAGCCATCATACTCGAACTGGAGAAAAACGGCGTGGACATGATAGAGGTGGGAATGCCTTTCTCTGATCCGTTGGCAGATGGACCCACCATTCAGCAGAGTAGCACGGTGGCGCTGCAAAATGGCATGACCATTTCCAAGTTGTTCGAGCAGCTGCAGGATATACGGCAGAAAACTCAGATACCGCTGGTGCTGATGGGCTACCTGAATCCGGTAATGCAGTATGGGGTGGAGCCCTTCTGCCAAAAAGCAAGTGAAGTAGGCATAGACGGCGTTATTCTGCCTGACCTTCCGCTGCGCGAGTATGTGGAGGAGTACAAGGAGCTGTTTGCCAAGTATAACCTGAGCAAAGTGTTCCTCATCACACCGCAGACACCGGAGGAGCGCATCCGTGAAATAGACAGCCACACCAATGGCTTTATTTACATGGTGTCTACGGCTTCCACCACAGGCAAAACGATCGGTTTGGCAGAGCAGAGCCAGGCATATTTCCAGCGCGTGGCAGGCATGAAACTGCAGAACCCCGGCGTTATCGGTTTTGGCATCCACGACCGCGAAACCTTTGCCTCTGCTTGCAACCATGGCAGCGGTGCCATCATCGGCAGTGCTTTTGTAAAGGCGCTAACGCAGGAGGGAAGCCTGCAAGAGAACATATCATCATTCATCCAAAGCATCAGAAACTAA
- the trpB gene encoding tryptophan synthase subunit beta gives MSYHVNEKGFYGQFGGAYVPEMLYPNVEELRQNYLLIMAQPEFQEEQQKLLKDYVGRPTPLYFAPRLSEKYNTKVYLKREDLNHTGAHKINNTIGQVLLAKRLGKKRIIAETGAGQHGVATATVCALMGLECIVYMGEVDIERQAPNVARMKMLGAKVVPATSGSRTLKDATNEAIRDWINNPEDTYYIIGSVVGPHPYPDMVARFQSVISEEMRYQLLEKEGTELPTYVIACVGGGSNAAGAFYHYLDEPTVELVAVEAAGKGVDTGESAATSVLGKDGIIHGSRTLLMQTEDGQVTEPYSISAGLDYPGVGPMHAHLFVSKRARFENVTDDDALKAVLELTRLEGIIPALETAHALAVLERLQAKPQDIVVINLSGRGDKDLSTYLKHFNFDEE, from the coding sequence ATGAGCTATCACGTTAACGAAAAAGGTTTTTATGGGCAGTTTGGCGGGGCCTACGTGCCCGAGATGCTGTACCCCAATGTGGAGGAGCTGCGTCAGAACTATTTGCTTATCATGGCGCAGCCAGAATTTCAGGAAGAACAGCAAAAGCTGCTGAAGGATTACGTGGGACGGCCAACGCCATTATACTTTGCCCCGCGCCTGTCGGAGAAGTACAATACCAAAGTATACCTGAAGCGCGAGGACCTGAACCACACGGGTGCCCATAAGATTAACAATACCATTGGTCAGGTACTGCTGGCAAAGCGGCTGGGGAAGAAACGCATTATTGCTGAAACCGGTGCTGGCCAGCATGGCGTGGCCACGGCTACCGTGTGCGCACTGATGGGGCTGGAGTGCATTGTGTACATGGGCGAGGTAGACATTGAGCGCCAGGCGCCGAACGTTGCCCGCATGAAAATGCTCGGCGCTAAGGTAGTGCCGGCTACCAGCGGAAGCAGAACTTTAAAGGACGCCACCAATGAGGCTATCCGAGACTGGATTAATAATCCGGAAGACACCTATTACATCATTGGATCAGTAGTTGGTCCACACCCGTACCCGGACATGGTCGCACGCTTCCAATCTGTGATTTCAGAGGAAATGCGGTATCAGCTGCTGGAGAAGGAGGGTACTGAACTGCCAACCTACGTGATTGCGTGTGTGGGCGGTGGCAGCAATGCCGCCGGGGCATTTTACCATTACCTCGATGAGCCAACAGTGGAGCTGGTGGCCGTGGAGGCAGCTGGCAAGGGCGTTGACACCGGTGAGTCGGCGGCTACCTCAGTGCTGGGGAAAGACGGCATCATACACGGCAGCCGTACGCTGTTGATGCAGACAGAGGACGGACAGGTAACGGAGCCATACTCTATCTCTGCCGGTCTGGATTACCCTGGTGTTGGCCCGATGCACGCGCACCTGTTCGTTAGCAAGCGCGCTCGCTTTGAAAACGTAACCGACGATGACGCGCTGAAGGCGGTACTGGAGCTGACGCGGCTCGAGGGAATAATTCCGGCTTTGGAAACAGCACACGCCCTCGCAGTGCTAGAGCGGCTGCAGGCAAAGCCCCAGGATATTGTAGTCATCAACCTTTCGGGCCGTGGCGACAAAGACCTTTCTACCTACCTTAAGCATTTCAATTTCGATGAAGAATAG
- a CDS encoding phosphoribosylanthranilate isomerase produces the protein MKIKVCGMRQAENLRELAALQPDYIGFIFYENSKRCAEGHITPELLAELPASIKKVGVFVNATTDTIKATVARFKLDAVQLHGSESARQCAEVQALEVEVIKVFSVDDRFVFENTLLYESCADYFLFDTKGKEHGGNGIPFDWELLQGYLSPKPYFLSGGISLENVPHLDKVRPKPFAIDVNSGFEQEPGLKNIETLNELFGLIRNK, from the coding sequence ATGAAAATAAAAGTATGCGGCATGCGGCAAGCGGAGAACCTGCGGGAGTTGGCGGCGCTACAACCCGACTACATCGGCTTTATATTTTACGAAAACTCCAAGCGCTGCGCCGAGGGCCATATCACTCCTGAACTGCTGGCCGAACTACCGGCAAGTATAAAAAAGGTGGGTGTGTTTGTAAATGCCACGACTGACACCATCAAAGCCACTGTAGCCAGGTTTAAACTGGACGCGGTGCAGCTGCATGGCAGCGAGTCGGCGAGGCAGTGCGCGGAGGTGCAGGCGCTCGAGGTGGAGGTGATTAAGGTGTTTTCGGTCGATGACCGTTTTGTGTTCGAGAACACGCTGCTCTATGAGTCTTGCGCAGACTACTTCCTGTTCGACACGAAGGGCAAAGAGCATGGCGGCAACGGAATTCCCTTTGATTGGGAATTGCTGCAAGGCTACCTGTCACCAAAGCCATACTTCCTGAGCGGCGGGATCAGCCTTGAAAACGTGCCGCACCTGGATAAAGTCCGGCCAAAACCATTTGCCATTGATGTGAACAGTGGCTTTGAGCAGGAGCCGGGGCTGAAGAACATCGAAACGCTGAATGAGCTGTTTGGCTTGATCAGAAACAAATAA
- the trpC gene encoding indole-3-glycerol phosphate synthase TrpC encodes MNILDEIIATKYKEVAERKELYPVKLLEKSLYFETPCISLERYLLRPDKSGIIAEIKRKSPSRGDINPYVSVERTSIGYMQAGASALSILTDGTYFGGKNEDLMTARKYNYCPILRKDFTVDEYQIVEAKSIGADAILLIAAALEPERLKELAAFARSFGLEVLLEVRDKEELDAALSENVNVVGVNNRNLKDFVTDINASFELAHHIPSGMTKISESGISQPKTLLELRQAGFNGFLIGENFMYNSRPERAASDFIREYRQLRDKLEAGELVRS; translated from the coding sequence ATGAACATACTAGACGAAATAATCGCCACCAAATACAAGGAGGTAGCCGAACGCAAGGAGCTGTATCCGGTGAAGCTGCTGGAAAAGAGCCTGTACTTCGAAACGCCGTGCATCTCGTTAGAGCGCTACCTGCTGCGCCCCGACAAAAGCGGCATCATTGCTGAAATCAAGCGTAAGTCACCTTCACGGGGAGACATCAACCCTTATGTGTCGGTGGAGCGCACGTCTATCGGCTATATGCAAGCGGGCGCTTCAGCGCTTTCTATATTAACGGATGGGACATACTTTGGAGGAAAAAACGAAGACCTGATGACAGCGCGGAAGTATAACTACTGCCCAATTTTGCGCAAAGACTTCACAGTGGACGAGTACCAGATTGTGGAGGCTAAATCCATCGGCGCGGATGCAATTTTGTTGATAGCTGCTGCACTGGAGCCTGAGCGTCTGAAAGAACTGGCTGCTTTTGCCCGTTCATTCGGGTTGGAGGTGCTACTGGAGGTGCGTGATAAAGAAGAGTTGGACGCCGCACTTTCTGAAAATGTAAACGTGGTGGGTGTAAACAATCGCAACCTGAAAGACTTTGTAACGGATATCAATGCCTCGTTTGAGCTGGCGCACCACATCCCGTCAGGTATGACGAAGATCTCGGAAAGCGGCATCAGTCAGCCCAAAACTTTGCTGGAGCTGCGACAGGCTGGTTTCAACGGGTTTCTGATTGGGGAGAACTTTATGTACAACAGCCGCCCTGAGCGTGCCGCATCCGATTTTATTCGTGAGTACCGGCAGCTGCGCGATAAGCTAGAGGCCGGGGAACTGGTGAGAAGCTAA